Proteins from a genomic interval of Benincasa hispida cultivar B227 chromosome 7, ASM972705v1, whole genome shotgun sequence:
- the LOC120081135 gene encoding uncharacterized protein LOC120081135, translating into MAAIKVRNEPSKTESKEQPVIESKKPLSQIESKESETMEPKDAITSKPPDHETLKVQLPPFPQRLKKKQNDEGLYYRFLEILKQLHINIPFMEAIEQMPMYVKFLKDIVSKKRSTGRFTTVALTVESNTIIPLKMRDLGSFTIPFSIGGIYIGKVLCDLGASINSLPLLIFKILNVGQLTPTTVTLQLADRSLVHPKGKLKDVLVTIDRFILPANFIILDYEADKDIPIILGQPFLSTGRAQIDVHKGVTMSINGKKLRFNIIKESEEENEEREDATTSTETCHAITEILKNEEMLNLDEERKAQKPSLEQPPTLELKTLPTHLKYVFLGQNKTLPVIISSVFPEEKETALLSVLKKYIRAIEWTLADIKDYGQTYEIYLQNLERILKRCEETNLVLKWEKCHFMVKEGIVLGHNVSKNGLEVDKVKIEAIEKLPSPANVKALRSFLRHVGFYRRFVKDFSKIAQPLNVLLEANRPFDFDSHCLTAFKTLKDALTIAPILITPDWAKPFELMCDSRGYAMRAVLEKKVKTMLHPIAYASRTLNSTQANYTTTEKELLAIIFAVEKFRPYLLGSKVSPHRPSAIRYLMTKKYAKPRLIC; encoded by the exons ATGGCGGCGATAAAAGTCAGAAATGAGCCTAGTAAGACCGAGTCAAAGGAGCAACCTGTGATTGAATCAAAGAAACCTCTATCGCAAATTGAGTCAAAGGAGTCCGAAACTATGGAACCTAAAGATGCGATCACCTCTAAGCCTCCAGACCATGAAACATTGAAAGTACAACTACCTCCATTTCCtcaaagactgaaaaagaaacaaaatgatgaaggtcTGTATTATCGCTTCCTAGAAATATTGAAACAATtgcacatcaatattccattcATGGAAGCGATAGAGCAGATGCCGATGTATGTCAAATTTTTGAAGGACATTGTCTCGAAGAAGAGAAGCACGGGAAGATTCACCACGGTGGCATTGACAGTAGAATCCAATACTATAATCCCACTAAAGATGCGCGACCTAGGCAGTTTCACAATACCCTTCTCAATAGGAGGAATCTATATTGGTAAAGTATTATGTGATCTTGGGGCAAGCATAAACTCATTGCCCCTTTTAATCTTCAAAATATTGAATGTAGGACAGCTAACACCCACAACGGTGACTCTTCAACTCGCAGATAGGTCCTTGGTGCACCCTAAAGGGAAATTAAAGGATGTCTTGGTAACAATAGATAGATTCATTCTACCTGCAAACTTCATTATCTTAGATTATGAGGCAGATAAAGATATTCCAATCATATTGGGACAACCATTCTTGTCtactggtcgtgctcaaatagatgtgcacaagggagtcACAATGAGCATCAACGGAAAGAAGCTCAGGTTCAATATTATCAAG GAATCcgaggaagaaaatgaagaaagagaggatgcgacaACATCCACAGAGACTTGCCATGCGATAACAGAGATATTAAAGAATGAAGAAATGCTGAATttggatgaagaaagaaaagcacaGAAGCCCTCTTTAGAGCAACCACCTACACTGGAACTAAAAACTCTACCAACCCACTTGAAGTACGTATTTCTCGGCCAGAATAAAACCTTACCAGTCATCATATCCTCTGTGTttcctgaagaaaaagaaaccgcACTGCTCAgtgttctaaagaaatatattagaGCAATCGAATGGACGCTCGCAGACATCAAAG acTATGGGCAAACATATGAAATCTATCTGCAAAACCTAGAGAGaatactgaaaagatgtgaagaaactaaCCTGGTGCTGAAATGGGAAAAGTGTCATTTTATGGTCAAAGAAGGAATTGTTCTCGGGCACAACGTTTCAAAGAATGGGCTAGAGGTGGATAAAGTAAAAATTGAAGCTATAGAAAAACTTCCATCTCCAGCGAATGTGAAAGCTTTGAGGAGTTTCTTAAGACACGTGGGGTTTTATAGAAGgtttgtgaaggacttctccAAAATTGCTCAACCTTTGAATGTGTTGTTGGAAGCTAATAGaccttttgattttgattcaCACTGCCTCACTGCATTCAAAACACTAAAGGACGCTTTGACTATAGCGCCAATTCTGATCACACCCGATTGGGCAAAGCCATTCGAGCTGATGTGCGATTCCAGAGGATATGCGATGAGGGCAGTCttggaaaaaaaagtaaagacaatgttacaccccatcgcatatgctaGCAGAACATTAAACTCCACGCAAGCGAATTACACTACCACTGAAAAGGAACTTTTAGCGATAATTTTTGCGGTTGAGAAATTCAGACCTTACTTGTTGGGATCAAAAGTGAGTCCACACAGACCATCGGCGATAAGATATTTGATGACCAAAAAATATGCGAAGCCTAGACTAATCTGTTAG